The uncultured Bacteroides sp. DNA segment GACTATATTCGTAAGGCAAATGTTATTGCCGGTGAAGCTGGTGGAATCACTCAGCATATTGGCGCATATAATGTGAAACAGGAAGATGGGCGTAGAATAACTTTCCTTGATACTCCTGGCCACGAAGCCTTTACCGCTATGCGTGCTCGTGGTGCTAAAGTAACAGATATCGCTATTATTATTGTTGCGGCTGACGACAATGTGATGCCTCAAACCAAAGAAGCCATTAACCATGCTATGGCTGCTGGAGTTCCTATTGTATTTGCTATTAATAAAATAGATAAGTCAGGGGCTAATCCAGATAGAATAAAAGAAGAATTAGCTGGAATGAATTTCCTTGTAGAAGAATGGGGAGGTAAATACCAGTCACAAGATATTTCGGCCAAGAAAGGCTTGGGTGTGAAAGAATTAATGGAGAAAGTTTTGCTCGAAGCTGAGATGCTTGACTTGAAAGCAAATCCGAATCGCCGTGGAATGGGGTCTGTCATTGAGTCCACTTTGGACAAAGGTAGAGGCTATGTAGCAACAGTCTTAGTGTCTAATGGTACGCTCAAAATGGGTGACATCGTTTTGGCTGGAACGAATTTCGGACGTGTTAAGGCTATGTTTAATGAGCGTAACCAGCGTATTAAGGAGGCAGGACCTTCTGAACCTGTATTAATTCTGGGACTGAATGGTGCACCTACTGCAGGCGATACTTTCCACGTTATTGAAACGGAGCAGGAAGCTCGTGAAATAGCAAATAAGCGTGAACAATTGCAACGTGAACAAGGATTACGTACTCAGAAGATACTTACACTTGATGAACTTGGACGTCGTATTGCTCTTGGTAACTTTAAGGAACTAAACATCATTGTGAAGGGTGATGTGGATGGATCTATTGAAGCCTTAAGCGACTCGTTGATTAAGCTTTCTACAGAACAGATACAAGTGAATGTTATTCACAAGGCAGTGGGACAGATATCCGAATCGGATGTAACGCTGGCTGCTGCTTCAGATGCAATCATCATAGGATTCCAGGTTCGTCCTTCGGCTTCAGCTCGTAAGTTTGCTGAACAAGAAGGAGTCGATGTTCGAATGTACTCTATTATTTATGATGCTATTGAGGAGGTTAAGGCAGCTATGGAAGGTATGCTTGCTCCAGTAGTGAAAGAGGTTGTCACTGCCTCTATTGAGGTTCGTGAGGTCTTCCACATAACAAAAGTGGGTACTGTGGCTGGTGCTATGGTTAAAGAAGGAAAGGCAAAACGTTCTGATAAAGCTCGTCTTGTAAGAGATGGTATTGTAATCTATTCTGGCGGTATCAATGCACTGAAACGCTTTAAAGATGATGTGAAAGAAGTTGCGGTGAATTATGAATGTGGTATTAGTCTGGTTAATTTCAACGACTTGAGGATTGGTGATTTCATCGAAACGTACGAAGAAATAGAAGTGAAGCAAACATTATAAATGCAATAGCACGAATGTGCTAATGTGCCAATATGCTGAACGCCAACAATGTTGTATCTTTTGTTGGCTCACTTCAATGAGCATATTGGCACATTTTTTTATGGAAGATTTTGCAAGAGTAATATGTGTGATGACAATAATAGATAGTATAATTCTCATAGTAATAGCTCTTGGAGCATTCTTGGGTTTCATGAAAGGCTTTGTGAAACAATTGGCTTCCATATTGGGGCTTATTGTTGGTTTACTAGCTGCAAAAACATTGTATGCTTCATTGGCAGAGAAAATTTGTCCGACTTTAACTGAATCCATGACTTTAGCTCAGATTATGGCTTTTCTTGCAATCTGGATTGTTGTCCCTCTATTATTTGGAGCGGTTGCTATTTTGGTTACCAAGACGATGGAGGCTATATCGCTAGGCTGGCTTAATCAATTGCTGGGAGCGGGATTGGGCGCTTTGAAATATTTGCTTATCGTAGCTCTCCTTATAGGCGTAATTGAGTTTATTGATACAGGGAATCACATGATAAGCCAAACAAAGAAGACTAAATCAGTGTTATATTATCCCATGAGGGATGTTGCGGGACTCTTTTTCCCCGCAGCAAAAGAAGTTTCACAACAATATATTTTCAAATAGAATTATGCAACAAGAAGAACCTAATAAATATGTAAAAGAGCTCACTCAAGAGAAGTATAAGTATGGCTTCACGACGGATGTGGAAACGGACGTCATTGAGAAGGGACTTAACGAAGATATTGTTCGTCTTATCTCATTCAAGAAAGATGAACCTGAATGGATGCTTGAATTTCGATTAAAAGCTTACCGCCATTGGCTAACGTTGGAAATGCCCACATGGGCTCACTTACGTATACCTGAGATTGATTATCAGGCTATATCCTATTATGCCGATCCTACTAAAAAGAAGGAAGGACCTAAAAGTTTGGATGAAGTAGATCCTGAGTTGATCAAGACATTCAATAAATTGGGTATTTCTTTGGAGGAGCAGATGATTTTAAGCGGTATGGCTGTTGATGCGGTGATGGATTCTGTCTCAGTTAAGACTACTTTCAAAGAGAGCCTGATGGAAAAGGGTATTATTTTCTGCTCGTTTAGCGAAGCAGTGCGCGAGCATCCCGATTTAGTAAAGAAATATATGGGTTCGGTAGTAGGGTATCGCGATAACTTTTTTGCGGCTCTCAATTCTGCCGTTTTCTCGGATGGTTCTTTTGTATATATACCCAAAGGAGTGCGTTGCCCAATGGAACTTTCCACTTATTTTCGTATAAATGCAATTAATACGGGGCAATTCGAGCGGACACTTATTGTGGCTGATGATGATTCATACGTATCATACCTTGAGGGTT contains these protein-coding regions:
- a CDS encoding CvpA family protein translates to MTIIDSIILIVIALGAFLGFMKGFVKQLASILGLIVGLLAAKTLYASLAEKICPTLTESMTLAQIMAFLAIWIVVPLLFGAVAILVTKTMEAISLGWLNQLLGAGLGALKYLLIVALLIGVIEFIDTGNHMISQTKKTKSVLYYPMRDVAGLFFPAAKEVSQQYIFK